DNA sequence from the Roseiconus lacunae genome:
CGGCGGTGCTAATTGGCGGTAGACTCGTTTCAGTTCGAATCGCTCGAGAGGACGCAATTGCTCGATGCGATCAAATTCGGCTTGGCAAAGATACTCTGATCGCGGTTGATCACAGCACGCATCGCGACTCAGTTGGCGGTAGATCGCATCGTCATTGCTTAAGCGACTTTTGCTTGAAGGAACTTTGATCACTGGGCTTTTCTTGCCGAAGCTCATGAGACGACCGCATGTATAAACAAAGTTTCAATCTGTGCCCCCATCCGCCGGACGACGCGAATGCGCGGTTCAGATTCCTAATCGAGATCCTCGACCGTCGTGGACGCCACCGACGCTTGCAAAAGCCAGAAGGCACCGACCGTCACGTTCAGCGATTTCCGCGCCCCTTCCATCAATAGCGAACATTACCTTCGCGCCACCGCAGTATCCAAGAAACGTCTTTCTCGAAGATCACCGCAGCGATGGTGGGAACGTTGGTGGGCCGATTCCGGGTTCGAATGCCGTCCCAGCGTTTGCGTTTTGCCGCGACAATGCGATGCGCCGTACCAGACGCATACCACTCCTCCCACGTATCAATCCTCCACCCATCAATGCAACCCCGATTTGGCGAAGATGCTCATTTGTCGACTCGTGTAGTCCTGTCTAACCTCCCAAGAAAAGACGACTTACGTTGCCCCCATGAGGGTGATTCTGATAAATGTCGTCGTCACGCTCGGCCGATAGAACGGTCGAACGCACACGTCGACAGAAGAATTACGTATGAAGCCCTTCACTGTTCTGACTGGACGCATCCGTACCCGCGCTACCGACGGTTGCCCACCGGTGGTCTGCATGCGCGCGTCTACGGCGAAGCAAATTGCATCAGCACAGCAATTGTGGAAGAAGCAGTTTCGACGTGTCGGGCTGATGAACGAGCCCTCTGAGGAAGACATACTTCGTACGTCGCCGACCACAAGCACCGGTGCCGAACCCGCGGAGTCTACCGACTGGACAGCGATTTCGATCAATGCATATCAAAACCAGTCACTATCAGCCGATGTTTTCGGTCGCAGGTTAGACGGACAAAGCACACGTCCCCATCGCCGTGATGATGCGACCTGCGGAGGCATCTGTGGTACGGTCACATTGCTGGTCCCCAAAGCAGAGGACATGACGACGGGCCGGATCACACGCTTGGCCATCGATCATCCCGATCAGCGGTTAGCGTCAAGCCCGCTCGCTTATCGTCGCGTCTTTCTGGAAATGACAAGCTACCTGCACCAGGTCGCGCGGGAATACCAACTCACTCATCTCGAAGCGTTCGTGCATCCCAGACACGCCAAGCTATACCGGCGAGTCTTCAACGCGACGCCGATTGGAAAACCCTTCGCCTGCGAAGACGTTGCCGGTGCCCCCGCGCAGCTGATGAAAGCCGATATCCAGCACCCCAAGACGTTTCACCCCAGACTGCGTGCACGCTACGCGGGTTGATGGGGAGTGGCTAGCGGCTAGCGGCTAGCGGCTAGTTGTTAGTTGTTAGTTGTTAAGGGGAGCATCGATGATCTCTCGATGTCGCAACGCGTTGCAGATGCTTCCCATCGTCGCCTTTCGCTCCGCCGAAAGTAGCGCTGCTTTCGGTGATTCTGCCCCACCTCTAGCCACTAGCAACTAGCCTCTAGCTACTCAATCTCCCATCAATTCCAGGACCGCGATCACGGTCGATTCGATCCCTCGTTTGACTGCCGGTTCCGGATCGATCTTGAAGAGCGGTGAGTGGTGGCTGGGGACCATCGGCCCGCCGGCAGATTCGGCCTCGAATGCCTCTTGGGGAGTTCCGCCAATACCCCAGTAAACGGACGGAATGTCGGGTGAGGTTGTGAACACCGGAAAGTCTTCGGCCCCCATGCCCTTTTGAGTTTCCGAGAT
Encoded proteins:
- a CDS encoding N-acyl amino acid synthase FeeM domain-containing protein; translated protein: MNEPSEEDILRTSPTTSTGAEPAESTDWTAISINAYQNQSLSADVFGRRLDGQSTRPHRRDDATCGGICGTVTLLVPKAEDMTTGRITRLAIDHPDQRLASSPLAYRRVFLEMTSYLHQVAREYQLTHLEAFVHPRHAKLYRRVFNATPIGKPFACEDVAGAPAQLMKADIQHPKTFHPRLRARYAG